In a single window of the Trichoderma breve strain T069 chromosome 6, whole genome shotgun sequence genome:
- a CDS encoding ribonuclease P 40kDa (Rpp40) subunit domain-containing protein — protein sequence MGHVDPKQIPSKGKPWTAISDLDFIHKVDLIIPQDIYEIVAQKMAEREAPAYYRVIMTLGQVLETKFLTQYIKLGNIMMLSEGKTTIGNLFTLREGNLDLYLDRETYERAGLEGKPYGKKGDRGSKPRWKVSYNLREESMLHGRKGFDRLVYTCKNVLNQPMAWLVCNASKSAMSVDLLQDLNATEMTSSPTLSKDTGIYQIPLRIPSTILAQGDREALEYSATEMYEWLSLVRLESPRVVAGDDIDPYLSRYAPPEADSTAAQVQVCKLSWQGFLSSSWLRTLFVDIVTNCPSQSWFALSGTTFSRNILGGCNELSFLRPPESSGEFLMWETKSQD from the exons ATGGGACACGTCGATCCTAAGCAAATTCCAAGTAAAGGCAAGCCTTGGACGGCCATATCAGATCTCGACTTTATCCACAAG GTTGACTTGATCATTCCTCAGGACATCTATGAAATTGTTGCCCAGAAGATGGCTGAGCGTGAAGCCCCGGCATATTACAGAGTCATCATGACGCTGGGCCAGGTGCTTGAAACCAAGTTTCTCACTCAGTATATCAAGTTAG GAAACATCATGATGCTCTCCGAAGGCAAAACGACTATTGGGAATCTATTCACTCTTCGAGAGGGAAACCTGGACCTATATCTCGATAGAGAGACGTATGAACGCGCTGGTCTTGAAGGAAAGCCTTACGGTAAAAAGGGTGACCGAGGATCTAAGCCCAGATGGA AGGTATCATATAACCTCAGAGAGGAATCCATGCTACATGGGAGAAAAGGATTCGACAGACTGGTGTATACATGTAAAAATGTATTGAACCAGCCCATGGCATGGCTTGTCTGCAACGCCTCTAAGTCGG CTATGAGCGTAGATTTATTGCAGGATCTGAACGCGACAGAAATGACATCTTCACCAACGCTATCCAAAGATACCGGAATCTATCAGATACCCCTCAGGATACCTTCCACAATCCTCGCCCAAGGAGACCGCGAGGCTCTCGAGTATTCTGCGACAGAGATGTACGAGTGGCTATCACTGGTCCGACTGGAAAGCCCTCGTGTTGTAGCTGGGGATGACATCGACCCTTATCTCTCACGATATGCGCCACCAGAGGCAGACAGCACCGCGGCCCAAGTGCAAGTCTGTAAGCTGAGTTGGCAAGGATTCCTATCCTCGAGCTGGTTGAGGACCCTATTCGTCGATATAGTCACCAACTGCCCCTCGCAATCTTGGTTTGCGCTTAGCGGCACGACCTTTTCTCGCAACATCCTTGGAGGATGCAACGAATTGAGTTTTCTTCGGCCCCCAGAGAGCTCGGGAGAATTTCTCATGTGGGAGACCAAAAGTCAGGACTGA
- a CDS encoding ankyrin repeats (many copies) domain-containing protein, protein MASSNPFLLAADNSPALLPLLREKPELASGQDEHGYSLVHAAASYNHLDLLRTLIQEFKVDVNLKDEDNETALFVVETTDAAKALVELGVDVLHRGLEGLTAREKIEGEGDFPEVAVYLATVESEKAGKELEASAAEFMKNAPEGMKVTVGTMDETQDIPAEFDPEFRRRIEELAQREDFNTAEGQADLRKLVEEALLDQGLSEERNVRSKQA, encoded by the coding sequence ATGGCGTCGTCAAACCCTTTCCTCCTGGCAGCTGACAACAGCCCCGCgctgctgcctcttcttcgagaAAAGCCCGAGTTGGCATCAGGCCAGGACGAACACGGATACTCGCTTGTccatgccgccgccagctACAACCACCTAGATCTGCTTCGAACATTGATCCAGGAATTCAAGGTCGACGTCAACCTCAAGGACGAAGACAACGAGACTGCCCTGTTCGTCGTCGAGACTAccgacgccgccaaagccCTGGTCGAGCTGGGTGTAGATGTCTTGCACAGAGGCTTGGAAGGGCTGacagcaagagaaaagattGAGGGTGAGGGCGATTTCCCCGAAGTTGCCGTCTATCTAGCTACCGTTGAATCCGAAAAGGCTGgcaaggagctcgaggccagCGCAGCTGAGTTCATGAAGAATGCCCCAGAAGGCATGAAGGTCACGGTTGGCACCATGGACGAGACGCAGGACATCCCTGCCGAGTTCGATCCCGAGTTCCGCCGCAGAATCGAGGAGTTGGCCCAGAGAGAAGACTTCAATACGGCTGAGGGCCAGGCGGATCTGCGCaagctggtggaggaggccCTTCTTGACCAGGGATTGTCTGAGGAGCGAAATGTGCGGTCTAAGCAAGCCTAA
- a CDS encoding RNA ligase domain-containing protein, which yields MAAPYVEQDVSAVSQMLSALEAARKDKRHGGFSCKKTTFKIKSSRDGIEVDSWRMQDWDYKKKGLPTYARGLFTTKTSRNVPEIAVRGYDKFFNVNEVNETKWDVVLKNTKGPYELTLKENGCIIFVAGLEDDTLLVCSKHSTGDRSDVELSHARAGEIRLEKQLAAVGKTKEDLARELRSRNITAVAELCDDSFEEHILAYENDKAGLYLHGINLNLPEFATYPSNLVQEFADRWGFIKTDLLVMEDVNEVKTFLEDVAKTGSYSGRDVEGFVIRCKMSRNHTALPYQDWFFKFKFEEPYLMYRQWRECTKAMISGKQPKFKKHIKITEEYLTYAKKQLVANPNLSKLYNQNHGIIKLRDDFLAYKNIKGSDAANLDLLDRVVMSEVTKDVILAPIATIGCGKTTLALALKHLFGWGHIQNDNISGKGRPPRFVKALMDELKEHPVVYADRNNAQRHERKQLIGDVKAQNVESRIVCLNFRHDEETIDEIRRITQDRIIERGDNHQTIHAATDKDKYLDVMEGFIKRFEECNPNSPPDAGFDLVIDLDPTAGSRVNLETLVNELHLSLPNVVKEVPSPEKLDEAMEYALAYAPDFKHTIPDRGGKKDAKQGQRQQQPAQPKKKGLEYMSVHVGRDQIDKLKNTRRVQRQFHVTLMHRATAAQYPELWKRYTELHEAAGGGDAILGECDVLLERVVFDDRIMAIVVRLFDEENKWECVNKVAHITVGTRDAAVKPKESNDLLAKWLEVGAGNEGIQEVVFADKPTLKGQVKGVTSR from the exons ATGGCTGCTCCGTACGTGGAGCAGGATGTGTCGGCTGTCTCTCAGATGCTTTCAGCTCTGGAGGCAGCCCGAAAAGACAAACGACATGGTGGATTTTCCTGCAAAAAGACTACTTTCAAGATCAAGTCCTCTCGAGATGGCATCGAGGTCGACTCTTGGAGAATGCAGGACTGGGactacaagaagaagggccttCCCACATATGCCCGCGGCCTCTTTACCACAAAAACCAGCAGAAACGTTCCAGAAATTGCAGTCAGAGGCTACGACAAATTCTTCAATGTCAACGAAGTGAACGAGACTAAATGGGACGTGGTTCTCAAGAATACAAAGGGGCCGTACGAGTTGACGCTCAAGGAGAACggctgcatcatcttcgtaGCTGGCCTCGAAGACGACACCCTCCTCGTTTGCAGCAAGCATTCCACTGGTGACCGCAGCGATGTCGAGCTTAGCCATGCGCGTGCCGGAGAGATCCGACTAGAGAAGCAGCTGGCTGCCGTTGGCAAGACCAAGGAGGACTTGGCACGAGAGCTGCGTTCCCGAAACATCACTGCTGTAGCAGAGCTTTGCGACGACTCGTTTGAAGAGCATATTCTGGCCTATGAGAATGATAAAGCTGGACTTTACCTTCACGGCATTAACCTCAACCTTCCCGAGTTTGCAACCTACCCAAGCAACCTAGTCCAAGAATTTGCGGACCGATGGGGGTTCATCAAGACGGATctgctggtgatggaggaTGTGAACGAGGTAAAGACATTTTTGGAGGATGTGGCCAAGACGGGGTCATATTCAGGTCGTGATGTCGAGGGCTTCGTCATCCGATGCAAAATGTCCCGCAATCATACTGCACTGCCCTACCAAGACTGGTTTTTCAAGTTCAAGTTCGAGGAGCCTTATTTGATGTACAGACAGTGGCGCGAATGCACAAAGGCCATGATTTCTGGAAAACAACCCAAATTTAAGAAGCACATCAAAATCACCGAGGAATATCTCACCTATGCTAAAAAGCAGCTTGTCGCCAACCCGAATTTGTCCAAACTCTACAACCAAAAccacggcatcatcaagctACGGGACGACTTCCTTGCATACAAGAACATCAAGGGATCAGATGCCGCCAACCTCGACCTTTTGGATCGTGTAGTGATGTCGGAAGTCACTAAGGATGTAATCCTGGCACCCATTGCCACCATTGGTTGCGGAAAGACTACCTTGGCGCTGGCTCTAAAGCATCTTTTTGGCTGGGGCCACATCCAGAACGACAACATTTCGGGCAAGGGACGGCCGCCGAGGTTTGTCAAGGCCCTAATGGATGAGTTGAAGGAGCACCCAGTTGTTTATGCAGACCGAAACAATGCACAGAGGCACGAGAGAAAGCAGCTTATCGGTGATGTCAAGGCACAGAATGTGGAATCACGAATCGTATGCTTGAATTTCCGACACGATGAAGAGACAATTGATGAGATCCGCCGGATCACTCAAGATCGTATCATTGAGCGAGGAGACAACCACCAGACGATCCATGCGGCGACTGATAAGGATAAATATTTAGACGTCATGGAGGGATTTATCAAGCGATTTGAAGAATGCAACCCCAATTCTCCCCCGGACGCAGGCTTCGACCTGGTCATTGATCTGGATCCCACGGCTGGCAGCAGAGTGAACTTGGAAACCCTTGTCAATGAACTTCATCTGTCTCTGCCAAATGTGGTCAAGGAAGTGCCAAGCCccgagaagctcgacgagGCCATGGAATATGCGCTTGCATACGCTCCCGACTTTAAGCACACCATTCCCGACAGAGGTGGCAAGAAAGACGCCAAGCAAGgacagcgacagcagcagccggcacaaccaaagaagaagggacTCGAGTACATGTCTGTGCATGTGGGAAGAGATCAGATTGACAAG CTCAAGAATACAAGAAGAGTGCAGCGCCAGTTCCACGTCACGCTGATGCACAGGGCGACGGCGGCACAGTACCCGGAGTTGTGGAAACGATATACCGAGCTTCATGAAGCTgcaggtggtggtgacgcTATCCTTGGCGAATGCGACGTGTTACTCGAACGG GTTGTTTTCGATGATCGCATCATGGCTATTGTTGTCCGCCTTTTCGACGAGGAGAACAAGTGGGAGTGCGTGAATAAGGTTGCGCACATCACGGTGGGAACGCGAGATGCCGCGGTGAAGCCGAAGGAGAGCAACGATTTGCTGGCCAAGTGGTTGGAAGTTGGCGCCGGTAAC